From a region of the candidate division KSB1 bacterium genome:
- a CDS encoding alkaline phosphatase, translated as MKHSKMRLLLLAIILYLTSFSFASTPKNIILMISDGCGFNHIAAASLFEHGRTGVQIYEQFPVRYAMSTYPATGIGYDPTLAWSDFEYVRQKPTDSGAAATAMATGAKTYNGAIGVDVNKVRLKNIVEMAEALGKATGVITSVPFSHATPAGFVAHNVNRRNYEEIAREMILDSRVDVIMGAGHPFFNENGEPISSGDFKYVGGRDVWKALTQGQAGGDADGDGIADPWFLIQDREAFQRLASGPTPKRVIGIAKVATTLQQERNGDRQAPPYAVPFIQTVPTLEEMTKAALNILDDDPDGFFLMIEGGAVDWAAHNNQSGRMIEEEIGFNWAVVAVVSWVEQHSNWDETLVIVTADHETGYLTGPNSGVQADGRPVWHPIENRGQGVVPGMQWNSGEHTNSLVAFFAKGAGSELFDRYADQIDPVRGRYLDNTELGAVLLLLFGPAVAD; from the coding sequence ATGAAGCATTCAAAGATGAGGCTTTTATTACTTGCTATTATTTTATATCTGACCTCATTTTCATTTGCCAGCACGCCTAAAAATATCATCCTGATGATCAGCGACGGCTGCGGCTTTAATCATATTGCAGCGGCCAGTTTATTTGAGCACGGCAGAACTGGGGTGCAAATTTATGAACAATTCCCAGTCCGCTATGCCATGAGCACCTACCCCGCCACTGGCATCGGCTATGATCCCACCCTGGCATGGAGCGATTTTGAATACGTCCGACAAAAGCCGACCGATTCGGGGGCTGCCGCCACAGCTATGGCCACGGGTGCTAAAACATATAACGGCGCCATTGGGGTAGATGTCAATAAAGTCCGACTGAAAAATATTGTCGAAATGGCTGAAGCGCTGGGCAAGGCCACTGGCGTGATCACTTCCGTGCCATTTTCTCACGCAACGCCTGCTGGGTTTGTCGCTCATAATGTAAATCGGAGAAACTATGAGGAGATCGCCAGGGAGATGATATTGGACAGTCGTGTGGACGTGATCATGGGTGCAGGACACCCGTTTTTCAATGAGAATGGCGAGCCAATATCCAGCGGGGATTTCAAATATGTCGGCGGCCGGGATGTCTGGAAGGCGCTGACCCAGGGCCAGGCAGGCGGCGACGCCGATGGTGATGGGATTGCCGACCCATGGTTTTTGATTCAGGATCGAGAGGCATTTCAGCGGCTTGCCTCTGGGCCGACTCCCAAACGGGTCATCGGCATCGCCAAAGTGGCGACCACCTTACAACAAGAGCGCAATGGCGATAGGCAGGCCCCGCCCTATGCCGTGCCGTTCATTCAAACCGTTCCTACCCTGGAGGAGATGACCAAAGCCGCCCTCAATATTCTCGATGATGATCCCGATGGCTTTTTCCTGATGATCGAAGGCGGCGCCGTGGATTGGGCAGCGCACAATAATCAATCGGGCCGAATGATCGAGGAGGAGATCGGCTTCAATTGGGCGGTCGTTGCGGTGGTCAGTTGGGTGGAGCAACATAGCAATTGGGATGAGACGTTGGTAATCGTTACGGCTGATCACGAAACTGGCTATCTCACAGGTCCCAATTCGGGCGTTCAAGCTGATGGCAGACCTGTTTGGCATCCGATTGAAAACCGAGGCCAGGGCGTGGTGCCTGGGATGCAATGGAACAGTGGCGAGCACACCAATTCGCTGGTTGCATTCTTTGCCAAAGGTGCTGGCAGCGAGCTGTTCGATCGCTATGCCGATCAGATCGATCCAGTGAGAGGAAGATATCTGGATAATACAGAATTGGGGGCCGTGCTGCTTTTGCTGTTCGGCCCTGCAGTGGCTGATTAA
- a CDS encoding sulfatase, protein MSQTKTSRREFLKRTGLGASALMIPSVLLKCGRAHRPNILFIMTDDHAYQAISCYGSKINQTPNIDRLADEGMRFANSFVTNSICAPSRAVMLTGKYSHINGQIDNRVTFDGSQVTFPKLLQQAGYQTAVIGKWHLKSDPTGFDYWSVLTDQGQYYNPDFIEMGINKNYTGYATDLITDFSLDWLDHRDKGRPFCLLLHHKAPHRNWQPDEKHLMMYEDIEIPLPETFFDDYKTRSAAAHQQEMTIAQHTNLAYDLKVPAEGDSTSLKDLELAFFNDLKRMTPEQRQAWDAAYNPRNDAFRKASLQGRELTKWKYQRYIKDYLRCIASVDDNIGRVLDYLADKGLADDTLVVYTSDQGFYLGEHGWFDKRFMYEESLRMPLIMRYPQAIRPGTVNHDLVLNLDFAPTFVDFAGMKIPHDMQGQSLRMLLSGRTPQGWRDAIYYHYYEYPGWHMVKRHYGIRTKRYKLIHFYYDIDAWEFYDLEQDPHELNNLYQHADYQEIIQQLKAKLTDLQRQYGDSDELAWSYIKK, encoded by the coding sequence ATGTCCCAAACAAAAACATCTCGACGGGAATTTTTGAAGCGCACCGGCCTGGGGGCTTCGGCGCTCATGATACCTTCGGTATTGTTAAAATGTGGCAGAGCCCACCGTCCCAATATACTATTTATCATGACGGATGATCACGCCTACCAGGCCATCAGTTGCTATGGCAGCAAGATCAATCAAACGCCCAACATCGATCGATTAGCCGACGAGGGGATGCGTTTTGCCAATAGTTTTGTCACCAATTCCATCTGTGCGCCAAGTCGGGCCGTAATGCTCACTGGAAAATACAGCCATATCAATGGGCAGATCGACAATAGGGTGACGTTCGATGGCAGTCAGGTGACTTTTCCGAAATTGCTGCAACAGGCCGGCTATCAAACCGCGGTCATCGGCAAATGGCACTTGAAAAGCGATCCCACCGGCTTTGATTACTGGAGTGTGCTGACAGATCAGGGACAGTATTATAATCCCGATTTCATTGAAATGGGAATTAATAAAAATTATACTGGTTATGCCACAGATCTGATTACCGATTTCAGTCTCGATTGGTTGGATCATCGTGACAAAGGCCGTCCCTTTTGTCTGCTGTTGCATCATAAAGCGCCGCATCGCAACTGGCAGCCAGATGAAAAACATCTGATGATGTACGAGGACATCGAAATTCCCCTTCCTGAAACTTTTTTTGATGATTACAAAACTCGCAGCGCTGCTGCCCACCAACAGGAGATGACCATCGCCCAGCATACGAATCTAGCGTATGATTTGAAAGTGCCGGCAGAGGGCGATTCCACCAGTTTGAAGGACCTGGAACTGGCGTTTTTCAACGATTTAAAACGAATGACCCCGGAGCAACGACAGGCCTGGGATGCGGCCTATAATCCTAGAAATGATGCGTTCAGAAAGGCCAGCTTACAAGGCAGGGAACTAACGAAATGGAAATATCAACGATACATCAAGGACTATCTGCGCTGCATTGCTTCGGTGGATGATAATATTGGTCGGGTGCTGGATTATTTGGCAGATAAGGGATTGGCGGACGATACGCTGGTGGTTTACACCTCGGACCAGGGCTTTTATCTAGGTGAGCATGGCTGGTTCGATAAGCGTTTCATGTACGAGGAGTCGCTGCGCATGCCATTGATCATGAGATATCCGCAGGCAATCCGCCCCGGAACTGTCAACCACGATCTGGTGCTGAATCTGGATTTTGCACCGACATTTGTAGATTTTGCTGGTATGAAAATCCCTCACGACATGCAGGGGCAATCGCTGCGGATGCTTTTGAGTGGTCGCACCCCGCAAGGCTGGCGAGATGCCATTTATTATCATTATTATGAATATCCGGGCTGGCACATGGTAAAACGCCATTATGGCATCCGCACCAAACGCTATAAACTGATCCATTTCTATTATGACATCGATGCCTGGGAGTTTTATGATCTGGAGCAGGATCCCCATGAATTGAACAATCTTTATCAGCATGCCGATTATCAGGAAATCATTCAGCAGCTAAAGGCAAAACTGACAGATCTGCAACGGCAATATGGGGATTCGGATGAGCTGGCCTGGAGCTATATTAAAAAGTGA